TCCGCGGCTTTCGCGGAGGAAAGGAGTGTGAGGGCTTACCATGCTCAGCAGACACGTTGACCCCGATACATTACTGCTCAGAATGCCTTCCCTCAGGGCTGTCAGGGCATTCGTCGCCGCCGCTAAATATGAAAGCTTCACGCGGGCAGCGGAGGCACTCTGTGTATCGCAAGCCGCGATCAGTCGGCAGATTCGCGAGCTTGAGGAGTCGTTGGGTGCTCAACTGTTCATGCGTGCCGGGCGCACGGTAGAACTAACCGCCGAGGGAAAGATCTTTTTTGAGGCAGCGCAACTGTCGTTCGTTAATATTGCACAGGCGGCTGAAAGGATTCGTACCGCGCCGACGCAGAAACATATCCTGACGGTTTGTTGCTCTCCCGCGTTCTCTGCATTGTGGCTATCGGAACACCTTCCAGAGTTTCGGGCGACTAATCCGGATATTGAGTTCAATCTGATCACGACGCAGAACTTTGTGAATATGGAGCCTGGCATAGAACCGGACATCATCATCTCGAAGATTAGCAAGGTGGGGGATGGGTATAAGAGTTATCAGTTGTGCCACGATATTATCTATCCTGTGTGCTCTCCAACGTTTTTGGACGCGCATCCCGAACTGACCTCACTTGAAGGAGTGCGTGATTCTTCGCTACTCAATCTAAGTCCCTACGGACGGTCGGGTGTGGCTGAGCATGTGGACTGGGGGGTGTGGTTGGCGTTTCTGAACGTCGATATCGATGAGCGTCCTGGCGACTGCCCGCCTATTTTTCATGCCAATGATTACAACCTGATCATGAGCATGGTCATGACCCACCAAGGCGTCGCACTGGGCTGGAACCAGCTTGTCGGGGCAATGGTCGAGAGAGGGCAGCTCGTTCGCCCCGTCGAGCATCAGGTGACGCTTCGAAACAGTCTTCATTATGTTGCCTGTAATGAAAGGACTGAATATGAAGATGCCTGTCGGAGAGTGCGAGACTGGATCCTTTCGAAGTTTTCCAGATTGGCCGTATGAGTTTTCTCCCATGTAGGCTCCTCTTGGCCGGTAGCGAAATGTAAACAGGGTATTGTCTGGGGTCGCTGGGTCATAACGTCAAGTTATCAGTTGAACAACGAAAATGTAGTTTTGCCGACCGGATTGGCTATCGTACCCTTCGTGTTAAACATGGCTGATACATGCGTGTTCAGCGGCTGCGTTGGGCGATTTTCAGCGCAGGATCCGTTGGCCATGACAGCGTTTTCTGGGCGTACTTGCCGTTAACCGCCAGGTTGATGTGCAGAGGATAATAATGAATATCAAAGCATCCGTGATCGACCTGATTAAAAAGCGCAAGGCCCGCCACGCGCTTCCCCGTGAACTGTATATTGAGCCCGATGTTTTTCGTCAGGATCTTGAGCAGATCTGGCACAAGGATTGGATTTTTGCCGGGCATACCTTTGAGCTTGAAAAACCCGGCCAATACTTGACATTGCAGATCGGCGACTATCCAGTCTTGGTCATCAGGGATAAGAGCGGCCAGGTTCGGGCTTTTCACAACGCTTGTCGTCATCGTGGCTCTAAAGTTTGTGAGCACGCCCAGGGCAAAGTGGCCAAGCTTGTTTGTCCTTATCATAAGTGGACTTTCGAACTGGACGGCAGTCTTTTGTTTGCCGGTAATATGGGTGCCGATTTCGACAGGACGCAATACAACCTGAAACCTGTTCATTGTGAAATTGTTCATACGTACATTTATGTCTGCGTCGCTGACGAGGCGCCCGAGTTCGAAAGTTTCAGGCGCTCGGTAAGTCCTTTCATAGCCCCGCATTTCCTCGATAACTGCAAGGTGGCTTTCGAGTCAAACCTCATAGAAAAGGGTAACTGGAAGCTCGTGTTTGAAAACAACCGCGAGTGTTTCCACTGTGACGGTACGCATCCCGAGTTGATGAACTCTTTTGTCGAGAACCTTTCGGTGGCAGGCGTCGGCGGCGAAGATGATCCCGAACTGACCGCACACTGGAATCGCTGCGAAATCGCCGGTATGCCCAGCAAGCTGGTCATGGACCCGAATGGCCGTTTTCGTATGACACGCATCCCACTTTCCGCGGGCGCGGTGAGTTACACCATGGATGGTAAACCGGCTGTGGCGGGACGCCTGGATAAAAGCGGCGAGCCGGATATTGGCGCCTTGCTCTACTTTAACTACCCGTCCACCTGGAACCACTTTCTCGGCGATCACGCATTGAGCTTCCGGGTATTGCCGATCGGCCCCGGCGAAACGCTTGTGACGACCAAATGGCTCGTACCCAATACCGCCGTTGAAGGTGTTGACTACGAGATTGATCGGCTGACGAAGGTTTGGCTTGCCACCAACGATCAAGACCGTCGTTTGGTGGAAGGAACGCAGGCCGGTGTGACCTCACCGACTTACGAGCCGGGACCCTTCTCGGACATTGCGGAAAATGGTGTATGCCAGTTTGACGATTGGTACTGCGAAACCATGCTGACGCGCCTCCAGACCCAGATTCCACTTAAATCGGTGGGTTGATTTCCCGGCGACGATGGGCGGCGCTTTCTGCGTCGGCCATTGCTATTGCATGCAAACAGCCCGAAAGGGCTGTTGGTGCGTCTGATCAAGAAGAATAATAAGGGGCTCGATTCAATGTCCGCATTCGCTTTTTCCGGCCTCAACCTGGCCGTTACCACGCCGTTCGATGCCCAAGGCAAGATTGACTATCCACGCTTCGAGACGTTGCTCGAAAGCTATCTGGCTGCTGGCATACAAGGCTTTGTCCTGAGTTCCGGGACGGGCATGCACGTTTACCTGAGCCAGGACGAGTCCAGGCAACTGGTTGCCTTTGGTGCCAAGGTCATCAATGGGCGTGCGCGTGTCATCGTGCAAACCTCTGCCTTGTTGGCGGAGGAAGTGGTGCAGCGCACCCGCCATGCCGCTGAATGTGGCGCCGATGGCGTCATGGTGCTGCCACCGTTTTTCGAAGGCCCCACCGACGACCAGGGCATCGTCGATTTCTACTCGACGGTGTCCGAAGCCAGGTTGCCGATCATTGGTTACAACGTGCCTCAGGCGGTGGGCGTGGAAGTGACCCCGTCGCTGTTTCGCCAGTTGAGCCAGATTCCAAACTTCGTCTCGGTCAAGGACAGCAGTGGTGATCTTGCCGCCCAGGCCTCGCTGATCCGCACGGGCTTGCCGACGATGAATGGCGCCGACGCGCTGGTGCCTTACGCACTCTTCGCCGGTGCCGCGGGCCTGATCTGGGGTGGGGCGAACATGGCTCCGCGATCTTGTGTTGCGGTGGTGAAGGCTGCCCTGGAACAGGATTGGGCGCGAGCCCGGGAGATCTGGCGGTCGATCGAGCCGATAATGTCGTTGATCTGGAAGGGTGATTATGTACAGTCGGTCTATGCCGCTGCCGAGATCACTGGTTATGGGGCGGGGAATCCTCGTCGTCCCTTGGCGCGTTTGTCTGCTGGTAAAGTCGACGTGCTCAAGGTTGCTCTTGAGCCCTTGATCGCGCTCGAGTCTGACCTCGCCTGACGATGGCGCCCGGGCTTACGACTAGGCGAATGGCGTGTCGGGCGTGAATGATGCCTGTCGTCACGAAGCCGCAGTCTCCTCGAAATGGAATGGTCTATGAGCAGTCAGTTGGACACCGCGGCACGTGCTTACGAGGTACCCAGGCCTGGGCTTGGCATCATCTTGTGTTTGTTGTCCATGCTGATCTTCGCGGGCCAGGATGGCGTAACTAAAGTGCTGGTCAAAGACCTGCCGGTCGCGCAGCTGGTCATGGTGCGTTATTGGGTGTTCCTGGCATTTGCGGTGGGCTATAGCGTCTATCAGGGCGCTCTGCGCACAGCCTGTCGAAGCCGGCACCCTTACCTGCAGATCATTCGTGCGCTGATCGGGGTGGGTGAAATCGCGTTGTTTGGCCTGGGGCTGCGCTACCTCGGGTTGGCTGAGATGCATGCGCTGTATGCGGTGTTTCCCTTGATGACCTTGGCGCTGGCCGGCGCGTTGCTGGGCGAGTTCATTGGCGTGCGTCGATGGATTGCCGCTGCCACCGGCTTCATGGGAACGTTGATTATCCTTCGACCCGGTAGCGGAGTTTTCGAACTGGCGGCACTGATCCCTTTGGTGGCGGCCCTGGGGTTCGCGCTGTTCAACGTACTGACACGCCGTATCAGCCGGGACGATTCGTTTGCGACGAACCTGCTTTACATGGGCTCCATCGGCGCCTTCGTCATGACGGTATCAGGCCTTCCAGGATGGGTGGCGCCGACGTCGATGCAATGGGGCCTTATCGCGGTGCTTGCCA
The Pseudomonas marvdashtae genome window above contains:
- a CDS encoding aromatic ring-hydroxylating oxygenase subunit alpha, which produces MNIKASVIDLIKKRKARHALPRELYIEPDVFRQDLEQIWHKDWIFAGHTFELEKPGQYLTLQIGDYPVLVIRDKSGQVRAFHNACRHRGSKVCEHAQGKVAKLVCPYHKWTFELDGSLLFAGNMGADFDRTQYNLKPVHCEIVHTYIYVCVADEAPEFESFRRSVSPFIAPHFLDNCKVAFESNLIEKGNWKLVFENNRECFHCDGTHPELMNSFVENLSVAGVGGEDDPELTAHWNRCEIAGMPSKLVMDPNGRFRMTRIPLSAGAVSYTMDGKPAVAGRLDKSGEPDIGALLYFNYPSTWNHFLGDHALSFRVLPIGPGETLVTTKWLVPNTAVEGVDYEIDRLTKVWLATNDQDRRLVEGTQAGVTSPTYEPGPFSDIAENGVCQFDDWYCETMLTRLQTQIPLKSVG
- a CDS encoding DMT family transporter — encoded protein: MSSQLDTAARAYEVPRPGLGIILCLLSMLIFAGQDGVTKVLVKDLPVAQLVMVRYWVFLAFAVGYSVYQGALRTACRSRHPYLQIIRALIGVGEIALFGLGLRYLGLAEMHALYAVFPLMTLALAGALLGEFIGVRRWIAAATGFMGTLIILRPGSGVFELAALIPLVAALGFALFNVLTRRISRDDSFATNLLYMGSIGAFVMTVSGLPGWVAPTSMQWGLIAVLATTGVVAQLLLIQALRYATAATLQPFNYTLLVFATLIGLFVFGELPDTWTIVGACTVIAAGLYAIRAKG
- a CDS encoding LysR family transcriptional regulator, which encodes MLSRHVDPDTLLLRMPSLRAVRAFVAAAKYESFTRAAEALCVSQAAISRQIRELEESLGAQLFMRAGRTVELTAEGKIFFEAAQLSFVNIAQAAERIRTAPTQKHILTVCCSPAFSALWLSEHLPEFRATNPDIEFNLITTQNFVNMEPGIEPDIIISKISKVGDGYKSYQLCHDIIYPVCSPTFLDAHPELTSLEGVRDSSLLNLSPYGRSGVAEHVDWGVWLAFLNVDIDERPGDCPPIFHANDYNLIMSMVMTHQGVALGWNQLVGAMVERGQLVRPVEHQVTLRNSLHYVACNERTEYEDACRRVRDWILSKFSRLAV
- a CDS encoding dihydrodipicolinate synthase family protein; amino-acid sequence: MSAFAFSGLNLAVTTPFDAQGKIDYPRFETLLESYLAAGIQGFVLSSGTGMHVYLSQDESRQLVAFGAKVINGRARVIVQTSALLAEEVVQRTRHAAECGADGVMVLPPFFEGPTDDQGIVDFYSTVSEARLPIIGYNVPQAVGVEVTPSLFRQLSQIPNFVSVKDSSGDLAAQASLIRTGLPTMNGADALVPYALFAGAAGLIWGGANMAPRSCVAVVKAALEQDWARAREIWRSIEPIMSLIWKGDYVQSVYAAAEITGYGAGNPRRPLARLSAGKVDVLKVALEPLIALESDLA